From a single Lewinella sp. LCG006 genomic region:
- the yidC gene encoding membrane protein insertase YidC translates to MDKNQVVGIVLIFALLMVWQQFFAPSPEALEADQRRQDSIANIEQQLADTADAMELNSPETGGTSTPVAVSDSLLLLQRSGSYGAFAPATIGEEKSEMLENDLMTVSISTKGGYINKVVLKEHFKILQDATGAETKVPLELLEDEKNRFEYLLPVSTVPNGIVRTSDLFFKPELRGNTLSMKAEIAPGQSIEQIYTLADGNYLLDYQVKFNGLQQVLSNDAQQIQLSWVDYLDKIEINEAYERNYTSIYYKPVDDDTDRCSCTSSDEVVSENQKVKWVAATNQFFNTSIIAKEPFNGVTLKTEVLPEESDDLKKVSADILIPYGHSPSETVNLQLYVGPNNFDRLQALGNDLTDIIPYGRSIFGAINRWIIRPLFNFFDGITGNKGIAILLLTLLVKLIVFPLTYKMLYSQSKMAAMKPYLEKAKAKHKDDQQAQQMETMKMYREYGVNPLGGCLPMVLQLPIWFALYRFFPAAITFRQEGFLWATDLSSYDVLMRLPFEIPLGFGSHISLFAVLWAITTLIYTYYNTKHMDFGANPMMKYFQYIMPVMFLGFFNSFASGLTCYLLFSNIINITQTVVTKNFIIDNDKIIEELEANKRKPKKKSGFQERLQAAMEEQKRKQEALEAAKKKKK, encoded by the coding sequence ATGGATAAGAATCAGGTAGTAGGGATTGTGCTTATTTTTGCGTTGCTGATGGTTTGGCAACAATTTTTTGCGCCCTCTCCAGAAGCACTAGAAGCAGATCAACGTCGTCAGGACTCCATCGCTAACATAGAGCAGCAATTGGCAGATACTGCTGATGCAATGGAATTAAATTCTCCAGAGACGGGTGGGACAAGCACACCGGTTGCTGTTTCCGATTCTCTTTTGTTATTACAGCGCAGTGGTAGCTACGGTGCTTTTGCTCCAGCAACAATAGGCGAGGAGAAGTCAGAAATGCTGGAAAATGACCTGATGACTGTTTCCATCTCCACAAAAGGTGGCTACATTAACAAAGTGGTACTTAAGGAGCACTTCAAAATACTGCAGGATGCTACAGGTGCTGAGACGAAAGTACCCTTGGAATTACTGGAAGACGAAAAAAATCGCTTTGAATATTTACTTCCGGTAAGTACGGTACCTAACGGTATTGTTCGTACCAGTGATTTGTTCTTTAAGCCAGAACTTAGAGGGAACACCCTAAGCATGAAGGCAGAAATCGCTCCAGGACAATCTATTGAGCAAATTTATACGCTTGCCGATGGCAATTACCTGCTAGACTACCAGGTGAAATTCAACGGACTACAACAAGTGTTAAGCAATGATGCTCAACAGATTCAGTTGTCTTGGGTGGACTACCTTGACAAAATAGAAATCAATGAAGCTTACGAGCGGAACTATACCTCCATTTACTACAAGCCTGTTGATGATGACACCGACCGCTGTTCTTGTACTTCTTCTGATGAAGTAGTATCAGAGAACCAAAAGGTGAAATGGGTAGCAGCAACTAACCAGTTCTTCAATACAAGTATTATTGCGAAAGAACCGTTTAATGGCGTAACACTAAAAACCGAAGTCCTCCCCGAAGAATCAGATGACCTTAAAAAGGTAAGTGCCGATATCCTCATTCCTTATGGTCACAGTCCTAGCGAAACGGTCAACCTTCAGCTGTATGTAGGGCCCAACAATTTTGATCGTCTGCAAGCACTAGGGAATGATTTGACAGACATTATCCCCTACGGTCGCAGCATCTTTGGAGCCATCAACCGCTGGATCATTCGCCCCTTGTTTAACTTCTTTGACGGCATTACGGGTAATAAAGGGATTGCTATTTTACTCCTTACGCTTTTAGTTAAGCTTATCGTATTCCCTTTGACCTACAAAATGCTTTATTCGCAGTCGAAGATGGCAGCGATGAAGCCTTACCTTGAAAAGGCCAAAGCAAAGCACAAAGACGATCAGCAAGCCCAGCAAATGGAAACCATGAAGATGTATCGAGAGTATGGCGTAAATCCTCTCGGAGGCTGCCTACCCATGGTACTACAACTGCCCATTTGGTTTGCGCTTTATCGATTCTTTCCCGCAGCGATAACTTTCCGGCAAGAAGGTTTCCTATGGGCTACCGACCTTTCCAGCTACGATGTTTTGATGCGTCTGCCTTTTGAAATTCCTCTTGGTTTTGGATCTCACATCAGCCTTTTTGCGGTGCTGTGGGCTATTACTACGTTGATCTATACGTATTACAATACCAAGCACATGGACTTCGGGGCTAATCCTATGATGAAGTACTTCCAGTACATTATGCCAGTCATGTTCCTTGGCTTTTTCAATAGCTTTGCCTCAGGACTTACCTGTTACTTATTGTTCAGTAATATTATCAATATTACCCAAACGGTTGTTACCAAAAACTTCATCATCGACAATGATAAGATCATTGAAGAATTAGAAGCGAATAAGCGTAAACCCAAGAAAAAGTCTGGTTTCCAGGAACGCCTCCAAGCGGCCATGGAAGAGCAAAAACGCAAACAAGAAGCACTAGAGGCTGCTAAGAAGAAAAAGAAGTAG
- a CDS encoding UbiA family prenyltransferase — translation MLGKAYIQEGIEAVLRPEELLLLIFATLCLTGAGYVINDLLDYPIDMINRPERVIVGKRISEGTVKWLVASLMFMGFFASLLLAFLKEELAWLWLFPLFALLLGYYPKYLKTRPFAGNLFIALSCAGTAGLIWLAERNAWCLLSEHAQAKVGFIILLFMLYAFLATWIREIVKDFEDLSGDIRLGRNTLPAYLGLASSKRFVIVLNTLLIITLGYGLIPWKYSFFQVPVAAVSACLIIAVFVLMKRLLSASNPQHYYQLSQQWKYFLLGGLLLLFLYKV, via the coding sequence ATGCTCGGCAAAGCGTATATACAGGAAGGGATTGAGGCCGTATTGAGGCCTGAAGAGCTGTTGCTACTTATTTTTGCCACATTATGTCTGACGGGAGCTGGCTACGTGATCAATGATCTTTTGGACTATCCTATTGATATGATCAATCGTCCTGAGCGGGTTATCGTTGGGAAAAGAATAAGTGAGGGTACCGTTAAGTGGCTGGTGGCAAGTTTGATGTTTATGGGCTTTTTCGCCAGTCTATTACTGGCATTTCTCAAGGAAGAGCTTGCTTGGCTTTGGTTGTTTCCGCTTTTTGCGCTTTTATTAGGGTATTATCCTAAATACCTTAAAACCAGGCCTTTTGCTGGTAATCTTTTCATTGCCTTAAGTTGCGCAGGTACCGCTGGTTTGATTTGGCTTGCCGAGCGGAACGCTTGGTGTTTGCTTAGTGAACATGCGCAAGCAAAGGTTGGATTTATCATCCTCCTTTTTATGCTGTATGCTTTTCTTGCAACCTGGATACGAGAAATTGTCAAAGATTTTGAAGACCTATCTGGTGATATTCGTTTAGGACGAAACACCTTGCCCGCTTATCTTGGCCTTGCATCTTCCAAGCGATTCGTTATCGTATTAAATACCTTGTTAATCATCACCCTAGGTTACGGGCTTATTCCATGGAAGTACTCCTTTTTTCAAGTTCCCGTTGCTGCGGTAAGTGCTTGCCTGATCATCGCTGTTTTTGTATTAATGAAAAGATTGCTTAGCGCCAGTAATCCCCAACATTATTATCAATTAAGTCAGCAATGGAAGTACTTCCTTTTAGGCGGGCTTTTGTTGTTGTTTCTTTATAAAGTATAA
- a CDS encoding Maf family nucleotide pyrophosphatase: MPLKENYRIILASKSPRRRQLLEEAGLPFEVKTLEVEENYPEDLAVEDVAVYLAQKKARASSAFLQSEQEVILAADSVVILDDVIYGKPEDEAEAHAMLRKLSGREHQVITGVCLLTQHQEISFGDLTKVKFAPLSEADIYYYVSNFKPFDKAGSYAIQEWIGLCKVEKIEGTYANVMGLPVERVWKALQELTN; the protein is encoded by the coding sequence GTGCCACTAAAAGAAAACTATCGAATCATTCTGGCTTCCAAATCACCTCGTCGCCGTCAGTTGTTGGAAGAAGCAGGACTGCCGTTTGAAGTAAAAACCCTCGAAGTGGAGGAAAACTATCCGGAAGATTTGGCAGTGGAAGATGTCGCCGTCTATCTGGCTCAAAAAAAAGCACGAGCTTCCAGCGCTTTTCTCCAATCTGAACAAGAGGTCATCCTGGCTGCGGATAGTGTGGTTATCCTCGACGACGTCATTTACGGAAAGCCCGAGGATGAAGCAGAAGCACATGCTATGTTGAGGAAGTTATCAGGGCGGGAGCATCAGGTGATTACAGGCGTTTGTTTACTTACTCAGCATCAAGAGATTTCCTTTGGTGACTTAACAAAAGTAAAATTTGCTCCTCTCAGTGAAGCAGATATTTATTATTACGTCAGCAACTTCAAGCCTTTTGACAAAGCAGGTTCTTACGCTATTCAAGAATGGATCGGCCTGTGTAAAGTAGAAAAAATCGAAGGCACTTATGCTAATGTAATGGGATTACCCGTTGAACGTGTATGGAAAGCACTTCAAGAATTAACCAACTAA
- a CDS encoding OmpA family protein produces the protein MKKIVSLVPLLLLIMLTGLKAQNVDNRNSFAIRYIASNYQWPLEDVSTLNLDEFTAGFEAEYFHTLNNILDLSFPLRVASAQLPQNATGDPTRQALNIGLDALLNLNIYKGKNFRPRLFAGVGGLMENSERLTLDIPLGLGLDFRLAKSTFLSTTAAYHLNNNDFRDHLQAGIGLRIMIGEDPNKVPEVADRDGDGIPDATDLCPDKAGTAALNGCPDRDGDGVADGSDNCPDVPGTLKLMGCPDTDNDGIADKDDKCPNEVGPASNDGCPVTDRDGDGVADVDDLCPDEAGSAATKGCPDRDGDGVPDKDDACPNQPGTPANGGCPDSDNDGLVDRLDACPNLAGPIENKGCPEIAQTDREVLAEAVQAIEFETGSATLRQESYAVLDKVVDILQRYAGYKVRIGGHTDSIGSSSDNLNLSKRRAKACYDYLLSKGINATRMSHEGYGESQPIGDNRYAPGREKNRRVEFDVYIE, from the coding sequence ATGAAAAAAATCGTTTCGCTGGTTCCGTTACTATTGTTAATAATGCTCACGGGGCTTAAAGCTCAAAATGTCGATAATCGCAACAGTTTTGCCATCCGCTACATCGCTTCCAATTACCAATGGCCTTTAGAGGATGTATCCACCTTGAATTTAGATGAATTTACTGCCGGCTTTGAAGCAGAGTATTTTCATACCCTTAATAATATTTTGGATCTATCTTTCCCGCTGCGAGTAGCTAGTGCTCAGTTACCACAAAACGCTACCGGGGACCCTACCCGACAAGCCCTCAACATTGGCTTGGATGCTTTATTGAACCTTAATATCTACAAAGGGAAAAATTTCCGCCCACGTCTGTTTGCTGGGGTAGGTGGGTTGATGGAAAATTCTGAACGCCTCACCCTTGATATTCCCTTAGGCTTAGGCCTTGATTTTCGCTTGGCTAAATCTACCTTCTTAAGTACAACAGCTGCTTATCATCTCAATAACAATGATTTCCGTGATCATCTACAAGCTGGCATCGGCCTGCGCATTATGATCGGCGAAGACCCTAACAAAGTCCCTGAAGTAGCTGACCGAGATGGAGATGGTATTCCTGATGCTACGGATCTTTGTCCTGACAAAGCTGGTACCGCAGCATTGAATGGTTGCCCTGATCGTGATGGTGATGGAGTAGCTGACGGTAGCGACAATTGCCCTGATGTTCCTGGAACACTCAAACTAATGGGATGTCCGGATACTGATAACGACGGTATTGCTGACAAGGATGATAAGTGCCCCAATGAGGTAGGCCCAGCAAGTAATGATGGTTGCCCTGTTACGGATCGTGACGGTGACGGGGTAGCTGATGTGGATGATCTTTGTCCTGATGAAGCAGGAAGTGCAGCTACTAAAGGCTGTCCCGACCGTGATGGCGACGGAGTACCAGACAAAGATGACGCTTGTCCCAACCAACCTGGTACACCTGCAAATGGTGGCTGCCCTGACTCCGACAACGATGGCCTTGTCGATCGCTTAGACGCCTGCCCCAACTTGGCAGGTCCAATTGAGAACAAAGGTTGTCCAGAAATCGCACAAACAGACAGAGAAGTGCTTGCCGAAGCCGTACAAGCTATCGAATTTGAAACAGGAAGCGCAACCCTGCGCCAGGAGTCTTATGCTGTGCTTGATAAAGTCGTTGATATCCTTCAACGTTACGCGGGCTATAAAGTGCGAATCGGAGGACATACCGACTCTATCGGCTCTTCTAGCGACAACCTGAACCTCTCTAAGCGTCGGGCCAAAGCCTGTTACGATTACCTACTTAGTAAAGGAATCAACGCAACAAGAATGTCGCACGAAGGTTACGGCGAAAGCCAACCTATCGGAGACAATCGCTACGCACCTGGGCGAGAGAAAAACCGTAGGGTTGAATTTGATGTATATATCGAATAG
- a CDS encoding peroxiredoxin family protein, whose amino-acid sequence MKSILRLSGMLLIMLIAQACQEQGLTIDGNIQNAANLQVFVDEVKLGKASTPLQSTDLGADGHFSLTFPEGLPSGIYNLRIGAKKVNFVLDGSESNVVLNGNLENLQTYNFEISGSGDSKTLVRTMQGLFRREYKPEDIAAFVDSVSNPHLAAYIAFTSLGTNGQFIPTQKKALERLTMAYPDAEGTSAYAEYLTNLEQQSLAQQQRSMGPIQVGMQAPDIRMPSPDGKEYALSDLRGKVVLLDFWASWCGPCRRENPSVVEVYKRYKDQGFTVYSVSLDGLDSRSMARYQPEDMERAMEGQKQRWVSAIEQDGLVWEYHVSDLKKWESAAGRSYGVSSIPRTFLIDREGKIAAVNLRGAAAIEAALKQAL is encoded by the coding sequence ATGAAATCAATACTAAGACTCAGCGGAATGCTGCTGATAATGCTAATAGCCCAGGCTTGTCAAGAACAAGGCCTGACGATTGACGGAAATATCCAGAATGCAGCTAATTTACAGGTGTTTGTGGATGAAGTGAAGCTTGGAAAAGCGAGTACACCATTACAAAGTACGGATTTGGGCGCAGACGGCCATTTCAGTCTTACTTTCCCAGAAGGCCTCCCCTCTGGTATTTACAACCTTAGGATTGGTGCCAAAAAAGTGAATTTTGTTCTCGATGGAAGCGAATCCAATGTGGTACTTAATGGCAACCTGGAAAATTTGCAGACATATAACTTTGAGATCAGCGGATCAGGCGATTCAAAGACTTTAGTTCGGACGATGCAAGGCTTGTTCCGTCGTGAATACAAGCCGGAAGACATTGCTGCTTTCGTAGATTCTGTAAGTAATCCTCACCTTGCTGCTTACATTGCTTTCACTTCTTTAGGAACAAACGGCCAATTTATTCCTACTCAGAAGAAAGCTTTGGAACGTCTTACCATGGCTTATCCAGATGCGGAAGGTACCAGTGCCTATGCTGAGTACCTTACTAACCTTGAGCAGCAGTCGTTGGCACAGCAACAGCGGAGCATGGGCCCTATCCAAGTAGGAATGCAGGCTCCTGATATCCGGATGCCGAGCCCTGATGGCAAGGAGTACGCACTTTCAGATTTACGTGGCAAAGTCGTTTTACTCGATTTCTGGGCCAGCTGGTGTGGTCCTTGTCGGAGAGAAAACCCAAGTGTTGTAGAGGTATATAAACGTTATAAAGACCAAGGCTTTACGGTCTACAGTGTATCCTTAGACGGTTTGGACTCTCGTAGCATGGCTCGCTACCAGCCAGAGGACATGGAACGGGCAATGGAAGGCCAAAAACAACGCTGGGTAAGTGCTATTGAGCAAGACGGCCTGGTATGGGAGTATCACGTCAGTGACCTGAAGAAGTGGGAAAGTGCTGCGGGCCGCTCTTATGGCGTTTCTAGTATTCCACGTACTTTCCTGATCGACCGAGAAGGGAAGATTGCAGCAGTCAACCTGCGTGGTGCAGCAGCTATTGAAGCAGCCCTGAAGCAGGCGCTCTAA